The Mycolicibacterium lutetiense genome window below encodes:
- the rnhA gene encoding ribonuclease HI yields the protein MAVPETITIYTDGACHGNPGPGGWGVVLRFGEHEKHLYGGEKATTNNRMELLAAIVALEAITAARPIQLWTDSQYVRQGITSWISGWKRKGWKTSTGQPVKNADLWRRLDTVAAQHTVDWRWVKGHAGHEGNELADQLATRGAKEFGGSTRAAGIPNQGSGRQRHRRWSR from the coding sequence ATGGCTGTCCCTGAGACCATCACCATCTACACCGACGGCGCCTGTCATGGGAATCCGGGGCCGGGCGGTTGGGGTGTAGTGCTGCGTTTCGGTGAACACGAGAAGCACCTCTACGGCGGAGAGAAGGCGACCACCAACAACCGCATGGAGTTGTTGGCCGCAATCGTGGCGCTTGAAGCGATCACCGCGGCGCGTCCCATACAGCTGTGGACCGACAGCCAATACGTGCGCCAGGGCATCACAAGCTGGATCTCCGGATGGAAGCGCAAGGGGTGGAAGACATCTACAGGCCAGCCGGTGAAGAACGCAGATCTCTGGCGACGCTTGGATACCGTCGCCGCGCAGCACACGGTGGACTGGCGTTGGGTGAAGGGCCACGCAGGGCACGAAGGCAATGAACTCGCCGATCAGCTCGCCACACGGGGTGCGAAAGAGTTCGGAGGTTCGACAAGGGCCGCGGGAATACCTAACCAGGGGAGCGGACGGCAACGACATCGGAGGTGGTCACGATGA
- a CDS encoding type IV secretion system DNA-binding domain-containing protein, with amino-acid sequence MRRILDIAASQFRDRLVLDPAQVEFEEDGRGGRKLVLWGFHCVDSGFLTTAGIQDRLQSTFRKGLGGVWAFEWDETGDRFLASRKSRIERLVFPPDWPVVTDAAAAKRLYIGWEFKVGKSARGVEGVCPQKMPHLMCIGESGSGKSVSVRSLLEQFRAAGWQLILADGKGPDYAGYFAPHPEDNNLPVPGTVAVGIGASPRGMSYVGAIVLAYLILQERQNGSMEAKITDPEGWNNFAPVLLVMDEIKGMREKWKSALPGKDFEAIESMVTEILSLGRELRVHVLLVSQDARAVSIPNTWKSNVPMSICLGRPKELTLKYGFPESVQPKVRLITDAMDPKIKGRCVIASVDEKTGASDATEYQGYLGYSPGESWDNANLPPQVKDHWPSFKQNVSDKVPRMYTRQWFKIEEKSEAQLTAEEKSGDRGYIDFEMFTVDELKKMHRVALDKRGSDGRIIPDPAVTKFDPASPHYVCRPPRDDANRVVAEL; translated from the coding sequence GTGCGCCGCATCCTTGATATCGCCGCCTCCCAGTTCCGCGACAGGCTGGTGCTCGACCCGGCCCAAGTCGAATTCGAAGAAGACGGCAGAGGTGGAAGGAAGCTTGTTCTGTGGGGATTCCATTGTGTGGATTCAGGTTTCCTCACTACCGCTGGCATCCAGGACAGATTGCAGTCGACATTTCGCAAAGGACTCGGCGGGGTTTGGGCGTTCGAGTGGGATGAGACTGGTGACCGCTTTCTGGCGAGTCGCAAGTCGCGGATCGAGAGGCTGGTGTTTCCCCCGGACTGGCCTGTCGTTACCGACGCCGCTGCGGCCAAGCGGCTCTACATCGGCTGGGAGTTCAAAGTCGGCAAGTCGGCTCGGGGTGTGGAAGGTGTGTGCCCGCAGAAAATGCCGCACCTCATGTGCATCGGTGAGTCGGGCTCTGGAAAGTCGGTGAGTGTGCGCAGCTTGCTTGAGCAGTTCCGCGCCGCTGGATGGCAGTTGATTCTCGCCGATGGCAAAGGGCCGGACTACGCCGGATACTTCGCTCCGCACCCAGAGGACAACAATCTTCCCGTTCCGGGCACAGTCGCGGTCGGGATCGGTGCCTCCCCGCGCGGTATGAGCTATGTCGGCGCGATCGTTCTGGCATATCTGATTCTGCAGGAGCGGCAGAACGGTTCCATGGAAGCCAAGATCACTGATCCGGAAGGGTGGAACAACTTTGCGCCGGTGCTGCTGGTGATGGACGAGATCAAAGGCATGCGCGAGAAGTGGAAGAGCGCCTTGCCGGGCAAGGACTTCGAGGCCATCGAATCGATGGTGACCGAGATTCTCTCCCTGGGCCGCGAACTGCGGGTGCACGTCCTGCTGGTATCCCAAGACGCCCGTGCCGTGTCGATCCCGAACACCTGGAAGTCGAACGTACCCATGAGTATCTGCTTGGGCCGGCCCAAAGAACTGACGCTGAAGTATGGGTTCCCCGAGTCGGTGCAGCCCAAGGTTCGATTGATCACTGACGCGATGGACCCGAAGATTAAGGGCCGCTGCGTGATTGCCTCCGTCGACGAGAAGACCGGTGCTTCCGACGCCACTGAGTACCAAGGTTACCTCGGATATTCCCCAGGCGAGTCGTGGGATAACGCGAACCTGCCGCCACAGGTCAAAGATCATTGGCCGTCGTTCAAACAGAATGTGTCGGACAAGGTTCCGCGGATGTACACGCGGCAGTGGTTCAAGATCGAGGAGAAATCCGAGGCGCAGCTCACCGCCGAGGAGAAGAGCGGCGACCGCGGCTACATCGACTTCGAAATGTTCACCGTCGATGAACTCAAGAAGATGCACCGTGTGGCCTTGGACAAACGAGGATCTGACGGCCGCATCATCCCTGATCCCGCCGTGACCAAGTTTGACCCGGCCAGCCCGCACTACGTGTGCAGACCACCTCGCGATGACGCGAACCGAGTAGTCGCCGAGCTTTGA
- a CDS encoding type VII secretion protein EccE produces the protein MARRARTTTGDNNATESAPPRLAVPDRKLLSLTPSTGLAASALATTAVLGMSPYGPAAAVGSAAAIAAVFGAQVGGRTLGQWVALRRGSRDLPEQAAAFSREGIGVIFDGNTVSTLVQITPRPWQLTSITATGSCQSPVISADVLRRQLRQYDIGVNRLTAICAGYKFAARDVAAGVLDTLIGPVSVPLGGMTVIEVSLRLEADMLGPAYRRAQRDSLPHGLCQALTIAATRVCHALAEQGFGGRIMDVNSIRAFQSDVLAQVGRPLASPGWRSCGPRSGVHTRTYVPARGHWNAESAGGWHHLQSHRQYTTLTLTPQGDNQALAQPLITYLVRGEDGLAKASGYGLRAAVGQQAAGLVQALPVTRQLPLRSPGALIDDDHHLGFGIPAGGAGVFVGTREDKTRVFVAVSPTAEPLWLSGPVLFAMQMVARLSTQDQTIAVMIDDPRWHRLVAHRDCPTLTVGSLDSAPADVVVCTPAWWERHRERCAGKAVLLVTEDVPGRGASNSLTVTTTASGHSEIAVAVDEQTTTVRWELTPMERRTLLGDVDTEGSAAPREGSDLRLPQVVDLPTATAAIRPKRRPAAAVPAVETVRQAAVPATPAAVPVTRPDPPVSKRRATPTTLSVRDVTELPPVVSAPPAAARSPRRTAAPTPTRAPAPRVDTAPVAASPPLTPPPAVRADTPAQDAKTPPRRRDRTPLRPAPAGSPPLAPVDPPPNRSRDRQPSPPPSPALPQKPPARRGKHRHGSDEEGKP, from the coding sequence ATGGCCCGCCGTGCGCGCACAACGACCGGGGACAACAACGCCACTGAATCGGCTCCGCCGCGGCTCGCGGTTCCGGATCGCAAACTGCTGTCGCTGACCCCCAGCACCGGCCTGGCCGCCTCGGCGCTGGCCACCACCGCCGTACTGGGGATGTCCCCGTACGGGCCGGCCGCCGCAGTTGGTTCGGCCGCCGCGATCGCGGCTGTCTTCGGAGCGCAGGTGGGGGGACGCACACTGGGACAATGGGTGGCGTTGCGTCGCGGCAGCCGTGACCTCCCGGAGCAGGCGGCAGCGTTCTCACGCGAAGGAATAGGCGTGATCTTCGACGGGAACACCGTCTCGACCCTGGTCCAGATCACGCCGAGGCCGTGGCAGTTGACCAGTATCACTGCAACGGGCTCCTGCCAGTCTCCGGTGATCTCAGCAGATGTCCTGCGCCGTCAATTGCGCCAGTACGACATCGGAGTCAACCGCTTGACCGCAATCTGCGCCGGGTACAAATTCGCCGCCCGCGACGTCGCCGCCGGCGTCCTAGACACCCTCATCGGACCAGTGTCGGTCCCCCTCGGCGGGATGACAGTGATTGAGGTGTCGCTGCGCCTGGAAGCCGACATGCTCGGTCCTGCTTATCGCCGCGCACAGCGTGATTCACTCCCACACGGCCTGTGCCAGGCACTGACGATCGCGGCGACCCGGGTCTGCCATGCACTGGCCGAGCAAGGCTTCGGTGGCCGAATCATGGATGTCAACTCGATCCGGGCATTCCAGTCCGATGTCCTCGCACAGGTGGGCCGTCCACTGGCCAGCCCCGGGTGGCGAAGCTGTGGCCCCCGTTCCGGTGTGCACACCCGCACCTACGTTCCAGCGCGAGGGCACTGGAACGCCGAGTCGGCCGGCGGCTGGCACCACCTGCAGTCCCACCGGCAATACACCACGCTGACACTGACCCCGCAGGGCGATAATCAGGCGCTGGCCCAGCCTCTGATCACGTACCTGGTGCGCGGCGAGGACGGCCTGGCCAAAGCTTCCGGATACGGCCTGCGCGCCGCTGTCGGACAGCAGGCCGCGGGCCTGGTTCAGGCGTTGCCGGTGACTAGGCAGCTTCCGCTGCGGTCTCCAGGTGCCCTCATCGACGACGATCATCACCTCGGATTCGGTATCCCGGCCGGGGGAGCAGGTGTGTTTGTGGGTACGCGCGAGGACAAGACGCGCGTCTTCGTGGCAGTTTCTCCGACCGCCGAGCCGTTGTGGCTGTCGGGTCCGGTCCTGTTCGCGATGCAGATGGTGGCGCGGCTGTCGACGCAGGACCAGACCATCGCAGTGATGATCGACGATCCGCGCTGGCACCGGTTAGTTGCGCATCGCGACTGCCCGACACTGACTGTGGGGTCACTGGATTCGGCCCCCGCCGACGTTGTGGTGTGCACGCCCGCATGGTGGGAGCGCCACCGCGAACGGTGCGCCGGCAAGGCAGTTCTGCTGGTCACCGAAGACGTCCCCGGACGGGGGGCCTCCAACAGTCTCACCGTAACGACAACGGCCAGCGGACATTCGGAGATCGCGGTAGCAGTCGATGAGCAGACCACGACCGTGCGCTGGGAACTGACACCGATGGAGCGCCGGACGCTGCTCGGGGACGTCGACACCGAGGGATCTGCTGCACCACGCGAAGGTTCGGATCTGCGCCTTCCACAGGTCGTGGATCTGCCGACGGCCACCGCGGCGATCCGCCCCAAGCGCCGGCCAGCTGCCGCTGTGCCGGCGGTCGAGACCGTGAGACAGGCCGCGGTTCCAGCGACCCCGGCTGCAGTCCCGGTGACGCGACCGGACCCTCCCGTCTCCAAGCGGCGCGCGACTCCAACGACGCTGTCCGTGCGGGACGTGACAGAGCTGCCTCCGGTGGTGTCCGCGCCACCTGCTGCCGCCCGGTCACCGCGACGTACCGCGGCGCCGACGCCGACGAGAGCGCCTGCGCCGCGAGTCGACACCGCCCCGGTCGCGGCTTCGCCCCCGCTGACCCCGCCGCCGGCGGTGCGAGCAGACACGCCCGCCCAGGACGCCAAGACCCCGCCCCGTCGTCGCGACCGCACTCCGCTGCGGCCCGCCCCGGCAGGGTCACCTCCACTGGCACCGGTGGATCCGCCCCCGAACCGGTCCCGGGACCGCCAGCCGAGCCCGCCACCTTCGCCAGCTCTTCCGCAGAAACCGCCGGCGCGCCGGGGAAAGCACCGTCACGGATCGGATGAGGAGGGCAAGCCGTGA